The Paraburkholderia sp. SOS3 genome includes a region encoding these proteins:
- a CDS encoding xanthine dehydrogenase family protein molybdopterin-binding subunit — protein sequence MSKSPSVHNGIGQPVPRREDLRLIQGQGCFSNDFHLSGEAHAYFIRSPHAHATIVSIDASAALALEGVIAVLTGKDVEADGLKSLPHRPVLGHHADVKLTNTDGSEKFISPHLPLPPDRARFVGEAVAVVVAETVAIAKDAAELVNVEYEALPSVTGTLAAAAPDAPRVWNEHANVALDAQLGDAEATSAAFAHAAHVTSIKTWIQRLTGVPMEPRAAAASYDAQTQRYTLFAGSGNVVRQKRELAHILGIDEPMVRVVARDVGGNFGTRNAFYPEFAVIAWASRRVGRPVHWNCERQEAFLSDYQGRDLYVEAEIALDKDGRFLALRGSNLSNVGAHTVSFVPLTKGIGLMSSVYDIPSASFRGRAVNSNTPSTNSYRSAGRPEAMFVMERLIDMAAREHGFDRVELRRRNLIQPDRFPYANPLGLTYDSGAYPKTMERALELGKWQTFAQRRAAARQRGKHRGIAVANYVEITSGMPRERAEVTIQPGGTVDVVIGTLSSGQGHETSFAQLITEWFHVPIEQVRIITGDTDIVPAGGGSQSGRSMRLAGIVIGKASEALLTRSKRIAAHLLKPGDHEEEEAVRFENGRFTAATRDGTSKSFDIFDIAAAAANPDSALPDDLRGPLAAVSDETVQVAGYPFGSHVCEVEVDAETGTVELVDYVAVDDVGQAINPLILHGQAHGGIAQGVGQALHERCYYEDGSGQLLSGSFMDYAIPRASDLPDFITEISETPSPTNPLGVRAGGEGGTTPALGCVINAIVDALAEFGVTHIDMPATPERVWQAIQDARASGKTLA from the coding sequence TTGAGCAAGTCGCCATCCGTTCATAACGGCATCGGACAACCGGTGCCGCGCCGCGAAGACCTGCGTCTGATCCAGGGTCAAGGTTGCTTCAGCAACGACTTCCATCTGTCCGGCGAGGCACATGCCTATTTCATTCGATCGCCGCATGCGCATGCGACGATCGTCTCGATCGATGCGTCGGCGGCGCTCGCGCTGGAAGGCGTGATCGCGGTGCTGACGGGCAAAGATGTCGAGGCCGATGGGCTCAAGTCGCTGCCGCACCGTCCCGTGCTCGGGCATCACGCCGACGTCAAGCTCACCAACACCGACGGGTCGGAGAAGTTCATTTCGCCGCATCTGCCGCTGCCGCCCGATCGCGCGCGCTTTGTCGGCGAGGCCGTGGCCGTCGTCGTCGCCGAGACGGTGGCGATCGCGAAAGATGCGGCCGAGCTTGTCAACGTCGAATACGAAGCGCTGCCGTCCGTTACCGGCACCCTCGCGGCCGCCGCGCCCGATGCGCCCCGCGTATGGAACGAACACGCGAATGTTGCGCTCGATGCGCAACTCGGCGATGCCGAAGCGACGAGCGCAGCCTTCGCGCACGCCGCGCATGTCACGTCGATCAAAACCTGGATTCAGCGGCTAACCGGCGTGCCGATGGAACCACGCGCCGCAGCCGCCAGCTATGACGCGCAAACGCAGCGCTATACGCTGTTCGCGGGCAGCGGCAACGTGGTGCGGCAGAAACGCGAACTCGCGCATATCCTCGGCATCGACGAACCGATGGTGCGCGTGGTCGCGCGCGACGTAGGCGGCAATTTCGGCACGCGCAATGCGTTCTACCCCGAATTCGCCGTTATCGCATGGGCGTCGCGACGCGTCGGACGTCCGGTGCACTGGAATTGCGAGCGCCAGGAGGCGTTTCTGAGCGACTACCAGGGGCGCGACCTCTACGTCGAAGCGGAAATCGCGCTCGACAAGGACGGCCGGTTTCTCGCGTTGCGCGGCTCGAACCTCAGCAACGTCGGCGCGCATACGGTTTCGTTCGTTCCGCTGACGAAGGGCATCGGCCTCATGAGCAGCGTCTACGACATCCCGAGCGCGAGCTTTCGCGGGCGCGCGGTCAACAGCAACACGCCGTCGACGAATTCATATCGCAGTGCGGGCCGGCCCGAGGCGATGTTCGTCATGGAGCGGCTTATCGACATGGCCGCGCGCGAGCATGGCTTCGATCGCGTCGAATTGCGGCGTCGCAATCTGATTCAGCCCGATCGTTTCCCGTACGCGAATCCGCTCGGCCTCACGTACGACAGTGGCGCTTATCCGAAAACGATGGAGCGCGCGCTCGAGCTCGGCAAATGGCAGACGTTCGCGCAGCGCCGCGCCGCGGCGCGCCAGCGCGGCAAGCACCGCGGCATCGCTGTCGCCAACTATGTCGAAATCACGTCGGGCATGCCGCGCGAACGCGCCGAGGTGACGATTCAGCCAGGCGGAACGGTCGACGTGGTGATCGGCACGCTGTCGAGCGGCCAGGGACACGAAACGAGCTTCGCGCAGCTGATCACCGAATGGTTCCACGTGCCGATCGAACAGGTGCGCATCATCACTGGCGATACGGATATCGTGCCGGCCGGCGGCGGCTCGCAGTCGGGACGCTCGATGCGCCTTGCAGGCATCGTGATCGGCAAGGCGAGCGAGGCGCTGCTCACGAGGTCGAAGCGGATCGCCGCGCATCTGCTGAAGCCCGGCGATCACGAAGAAGAAGAAGCCGTGCGCTTCGAAAACGGCCGCTTCACGGCGGCGACCCGCGACGGCACATCGAAATCTTTCGACATCTTCGACATTGCCGCTGCGGCAGCGAACCCTGACAGCGCCCTGCCCGACGATCTGCGCGGCCCGCTCGCCGCCGTCTCGGACGAAACCGTGCAGGTCGCGGGCTACCCGTTCGGCAGCCACGTCTGCGAGGTCGAGGTCGACGCCGAAACGGGCACGGTCGAACTCGTCGACTACGTCGCCGTCGACGACGTCGGGCAAGCGATCAATCCGCTGATTCTGCACGGCCAGGCGCATGGCGGCATCGCGCAAGGCGTCGGCCAGGCGCTGCACGAGCGCTGCTATTACGAAGACGGCAGCGGCCAGCTGCTATCGGGCTCGTTTATGGACTATGCAATTCCGCGCGCGTCCGACCTGCCCGACTTCATCACCGAGATCAGCGAAACGCCGTCGCCGACCAATCCGCTCGGCGTGCGCGCGGGCGGCGAAGGCGGCACGACGCCGGCGCTCGGCTGCGTGATCAACGCGATCGTCGATGCGCTCGCGGAATTCGGCGTCACCCATATCGACATGCCTGCCACACCAGAACGCGTGTGGCAGGCCATCCAGGATGCACGCGCAAGCGGCAAGACCCTGGCTTAG
- a CDS encoding MFS transporter — protein MAEPINVVEIIDSHKISWLQIRVAILGAITLMLDGFDNQMIGYVAPALKSAWHLSAGALGPVFSAGVFGVGLGSILIGPFGDRFGRVKTLLFTVLCFALISLLLAQATSITELTVLRFFIGLVLGAVIPLVVVLCNEYAPLRHRAKMVTMMTCGYAVGAASGGFLSVHIVPRYGWTSVFYVGAVLPLLLGVALMLWMPESIRFLTLRHDNVRIAAVLRKIAPSLSFPADARFMMLTTGRDTGKHGTFSHVRELFTENRTRITLLLWTCLFMNLVVLNFMNNWLPTLVIQTGLPVPQALRTATMLQFGGFIGIALMGLFADRFGYYKVLAAVFALGCVGIAAISQAGTSQAGLMVTIFMGGFAVIGSQMTLGALSATLYPTRIRATGSSWAFGVARLLSVVGPFAGGLMIARHWPLATIFYCAAAPMLFAMVAVLLMMRSRQPPSTRQDAHVQTSRSVS, from the coding sequence ATGGCTGAACCGATCAACGTCGTCGAAATAATCGATAGTCACAAAATCAGCTGGCTGCAAATACGCGTTGCGATACTGGGCGCGATCACGCTGATGCTCGACGGCTTCGACAACCAGATGATTGGCTATGTAGCGCCCGCGCTGAAATCGGCATGGCATTTGAGCGCCGGCGCGCTAGGCCCGGTGTTCAGCGCCGGCGTATTCGGCGTTGGCCTCGGCAGCATTCTGATCGGCCCGTTCGGCGATCGCTTCGGCCGCGTGAAAACCTTGCTCTTCACAGTGCTGTGTTTCGCCCTGATTTCCCTGCTGCTCGCGCAGGCTACGTCGATCACCGAGCTCACCGTATTGCGCTTTTTCATCGGTCTCGTGCTCGGCGCCGTGATTCCGCTCGTCGTCGTGCTGTGCAACGAATACGCGCCGCTCAGGCACCGCGCGAAGATGGTCACGATGATGACCTGCGGCTACGCCGTCGGCGCGGCATCGGGTGGCTTCCTGTCCGTTCATATCGTGCCGCGCTACGGCTGGACCTCGGTGTTCTACGTCGGCGCCGTGCTGCCGCTGCTGCTCGGCGTGGCGCTGATGCTGTGGATGCCCGAATCGATCCGCTTCCTCACCTTGCGGCACGACAACGTGCGTATCGCGGCAGTCCTGCGCAAGATCGCACCGTCGCTGAGCTTCCCCGCCGACGCTCGTTTCATGATGCTGACCACGGGCCGCGACACCGGCAAGCACGGCACGTTCTCGCATGTGCGCGAACTCTTCACCGAGAACCGCACGCGTATCACGCTGTTGCTGTGGACGTGTCTGTTCATGAATCTCGTCGTGCTGAACTTCATGAACAACTGGCTGCCCACGCTCGTCATACAAACCGGCTTGCCGGTTCCGCAAGCGCTGCGCACGGCCACGATGCTGCAATTCGGCGGCTTTATCGGCATTGCGCTGATGGGTCTGTTCGCCGACCGGTTCGGCTACTACAAGGTGCTTGCCGCCGTCTTCGCGTTGGGCTGCGTCGGGATAGCGGCGATCAGCCAGGCGGGCACCTCGCAAGCAGGCCTGATGGTCACGATTTTTATGGGCGGCTTCGCCGTGATCGGCTCGCAGATGACGCTCGGCGCACTGTCCGCCACGCTTTATCCGACGCGTATCCGTGCAACCGGCTCGAGCTGGGCATTCGGTGTGGCGCGGCTGCTGTCGGTGGTTGGCCCGTTCGCCGGCGGCCTGATGATCGCCCGGCACTGGCCGCTCGCAACGATCTTCTACTGCGCCGCCGCGCCGATGCTGTTCGCGATGGTCGCGGTGCTGCTGATGATGCGTAGCCGGCAACCGCCGAGCACGCGCCAGGACGCGCATGTCCAGACCAGCCGGAGTGTGTCTTGA
- a CDS encoding class II aldolase/adducin family protein has translation MNVLDAAIQDLVMANHILANENIVDAYGHVSVRHPENPQRFLLSCSRSPEFVAADDILEFGFDGEPVVPGGKKPYLERFIHAGVYAARPDVNAVIHSHAADVLPFTISTRPLQAVLNTASGIGEHVPVWDIRDHFGDTNILVESIAQADDLARTLAGNSVTLMRGHGFTAVGRTLIEAVKSAIYLPLNARVMMAALSLGGDIKPLSPGEIAIRHKTPIDSPAYTRAWEYWTNRVKLSRVGNCSCCGGEQAQHDADNARGK, from the coding sequence ATGAATGTGCTGGACGCGGCGATACAGGACCTGGTGATGGCGAATCACATCCTCGCCAATGAAAACATCGTGGATGCTTACGGTCATGTCAGTGTCCGTCATCCGGAGAACCCGCAGCGCTTCCTGCTGTCCTGTTCGCGCAGTCCGGAATTCGTCGCGGCCGACGACATTCTCGAATTCGGCTTCGACGGCGAACCGGTCGTACCCGGCGGAAAGAAGCCGTATCTCGAGCGCTTCATTCACGCGGGCGTCTATGCGGCGCGGCCCGATGTGAATGCGGTCATCCATAGCCATGCGGCGGACGTCCTGCCTTTCACGATCAGCACACGGCCGCTGCAGGCGGTGCTCAACACGGCGTCGGGCATCGGCGAGCACGTGCCGGTGTGGGATATTCGCGATCATTTCGGCGATACGAATATTCTCGTGGAGAGCATCGCGCAAGCGGACGACCTCGCACGCACACTGGCCGGCAACAGCGTCACGCTGATGCGCGGGCACGGCTTCACGGCTGTCGGGCGCACCTTGATCGAAGCGGTGAAGTCGGCAATCTATCTTCCGCTCAATGCGCGCGTGATGATGGCGGCGCTGAGCCTCGGCGGCGATATCAAACCGCTGTCGCCGGGCGAGATCGCGATTCGCCATAAGACGCCAATCGATTCGCCGGCCTATACGCGAGCGTGGGAATACTGGACCAATCGCGTCAAGCTGTCCCGCGTGGGCAACTGCAGTTGCTGCGGGGGCGAACAGGCGCAGCACGATGCGGACAACGCGCGAGGTAAATAA
- a CDS encoding dienelactone hydrolase family protein encodes MQTEWIDLPDADHFGADSFGMQAYRIAPAGATTAPTVIVLHEIFGVNAAMRDVAGMLAREGFEVLMPDLFWRVEPRISLGYAEPDRTRAGELMRGYDTDLGLADIGRLVAWVKQRSGEQHRIAAIGFCIGGKLATLLGARGEIDGGVSFYGVQLSDYVDEIAKAQSRLLLHFGGQDAQIPVTLVERIEAASRPNPRVDVRLYPEAKHGFFNPSRTDRHHADAASEAGARTLAMLHEVLGSSAAS; translated from the coding sequence ATGCAGACGGAATGGATTGATCTGCCTGATGCCGATCATTTCGGCGCAGACAGCTTCGGCATGCAGGCGTACCGCATCGCTCCCGCGGGCGCTACCACCGCGCCGACGGTCATCGTGCTGCATGAAATTTTCGGCGTGAACGCTGCGATGCGCGACGTCGCCGGCATGCTCGCGCGCGAAGGCTTCGAGGTTCTGATGCCGGACCTGTTCTGGCGCGTCGAGCCGCGCATTTCGCTCGGCTATGCCGAGCCGGACCGCACGCGGGCGGGTGAACTCATGCGCGGCTACGACACCGATCTCGGACTTGCCGATATCGGCCGGCTTGTCGCGTGGGTCAAACAGCGTTCCGGCGAGCAGCATCGGATCGCGGCAATCGGGTTTTGCATCGGCGGCAAACTTGCGACGCTGCTTGGCGCAAGAGGCGAGATCGACGGCGGCGTGTCGTTTTACGGCGTGCAGTTGAGCGATTACGTCGATGAGATCGCGAAGGCGCAATCGCGTCTGCTGCTGCATTTCGGCGGGCAGGATGCGCAGATACCGGTAACGCTCGTCGAGCGGATCGAAGCGGCGTCGCGGCCGAATCCGCGCGTCGATGTTCGCCTTTATCCGGAGGCGAAACATGGTTTCTTCAATCCGTCGCGCACCGATAGACATCATGCGGATGCCGCCTCAGAAGCCGGCGCGCGCACTTTGGCGATGTTGCACGAAGTGCTGGGTTCGTCGGCAGCAAGCTGA
- a CDS encoding FAD binding domain-containing protein: MYDFEYVKPTAIEDAVNTLANDDAAKALAGGMTYIPVLKQRFGQPSVVVDLSGLGLASIRREDDTLAIGAMTPHGAVAASPVVREAIPALAWLAGHIGDRQVRYRGTIGGSLANNDPSACYPSAALALGATLRTDRRDIAADDYFQGMFATALEPGELITEVRVPVAERAAYVKFPNPASRYAMVGVFVAKTAGRVRLAVTGAAQDGVFRHRAFEEALERSFNSSALDGIETPVDLMNSDIHAGAAYRAHLVGVIARRAVDIANA, from the coding sequence ATGTACGACTTCGAATATGTAAAGCCCACCGCGATTGAAGATGCGGTCAACACGCTGGCGAACGACGATGCCGCGAAAGCGCTCGCAGGCGGCATGACCTATATCCCCGTGTTGAAGCAGCGTTTCGGGCAGCCGTCGGTCGTGGTCGATCTGAGCGGTTTGGGTCTCGCCTCGATCCGCCGTGAAGACGACACGCTCGCGATCGGCGCCATGACGCCGCATGGTGCGGTGGCGGCGTCTCCAGTCGTGCGGGAGGCGATTCCGGCACTTGCATGGCTCGCAGGCCATATCGGCGACCGTCAGGTCCGGTATCGCGGCACGATCGGCGGATCGCTGGCCAATAACGATCCGTCCGCATGCTATCCGTCGGCCGCGCTCGCGCTCGGCGCGACGCTCAGAACCGATCGGCGCGATATCGCCGCCGACGACTATTTTCAGGGGATGTTCGCGACGGCGCTCGAGCCGGGCGAACTGATCACGGAAGTAAGGGTGCCGGTTGCCGAGCGCGCCGCGTATGTGAAATTTCCGAACCCGGCGTCACGCTATGCGATGGTCGGCGTGTTCGTCGCAAAGACGGCCGGGCGCGTGCGTCTGGCGGTGACCGGCGCCGCGCAGGATGGGGTGTTTCGCCACCGGGCGTTCGAGGAAGCGCTCGAGCGGTCGTTCAACTCGTCCGCACTCGATGGCATCGAAACGCCGGTCGACTTGATGAACAGCGACATTCACGCCGGTGCCGCGTATCGTGCGCATCTCGTTGGCGTGATCGCACGGCGTGCCGTCGATATCGCCAACGCCTGA
- a CDS encoding (2Fe-2S)-binding protein → MRRITLTVNGQPSSAEVEGRTLLVELLRDKLGLTGTHVGCDTSQCGCCVVEVDGQSVKSCTFLAIQADGATVRTIEGLTAPDGTLHPMQDMFRRHHALQCGYCTPGMMMSAINLVETHPEGLTSEQIRHAMEGNLCRCTGYHNIVRAIEAAWPLMQADTAPAAQ, encoded by the coding sequence ATGCGTCGAATTACGCTAACGGTGAACGGGCAGCCATCGTCGGCTGAGGTAGAAGGCAGAACTCTGCTGGTCGAGTTGCTGCGCGACAAGCTGGGGCTGACCGGCACGCATGTCGGATGCGATACGAGCCAGTGCGGCTGCTGCGTCGTGGAAGTCGACGGCCAATCGGTCAAGTCGTGCACGTTCCTCGCCATTCAGGCCGACGGCGCCACAGTCAGAACCATCGAAGGGCTCACCGCGCCCGACGGCACGTTGCATCCGATGCAGGACATGTTTCGCCGGCATCACGCGCTGCAGTGCGGCTATTGCACGCCGGGCATGATGATGAGCGCGATCAACCTCGTCGAAACGCACCCGGAAGGACTCACGTCGGAGCAGATCCGCCATGCGATGGAGGGCAATCTGTGCCGCTGTACCGGCTATCACAACATCGTGCGTGCGATCGAAGCGGCGTGGCCGCTGATGCAGGCCGATACCGCGCCTGCAGCGCAATAG
- a CDS encoding FAD-dependent oxidoreductase yields MECEILVVGAGPVGLALAGDLGWRGRRCIVVDRGDGSVFQPKMDLVGIRTMEFCRRWGIVGDVEASPYDRDYPQDNVYLTALNGYELGRQAMPSMRAELPPAESPQKRERCPQNMFDPILRKFAESQAGVQMLYEHEYVSFEEDVDGVTANVVRASDKHAFKIRAKYLVGCDGGRSLVREQLGIGMQGKGVLTYTTNVIFRCADFNSLHDKAPGYRYMFVDHTGVWATIVAINGKDCWRMSIVGNADERKRYTNDELKAFACRALGRPFEPEILSVLNWTREELVADQYGRGRVFICGDACHLTSPTGGLGMNTGIGDAVDLSWKLDAALQGWGGPALFDAYEIERRPIAERITRFSTGNLETMKQASNSHRLDEDSEVGAAERIKVGQALGEGLKREWFSLNMHLGNRYVDSPVCVYSGNEDREQIVAEYNDGVNYRPTTRTGCRAPHAWLADGRSTLDLFGRGYVLLSFTKDDSAQRLADAAHDARVPLTLHAIDEPAVAALYEKRHVLVRPDGHVAWRGDALPADPMALFATISGKKEQQ; encoded by the coding sequence TTGGAATGCGAAATCCTCGTCGTCGGCGCCGGACCCGTCGGGTTGGCGCTGGCGGGAGACCTCGGCTGGCGGGGACGCCGATGTATCGTCGTCGATCGCGGCGACGGCTCGGTGTTCCAGCCGAAGATGGACCTCGTCGGCATCCGCACGATGGAGTTTTGCCGCCGCTGGGGCATTGTCGGCGACGTGGAGGCGAGTCCCTACGATCGCGACTATCCGCAGGACAACGTCTATCTGACGGCGTTGAACGGTTACGAACTGGGCCGCCAGGCAATGCCGTCGATGCGCGCCGAGCTGCCGCCGGCGGAGAGCCCGCAAAAGCGCGAGCGCTGCCCGCAAAACATGTTCGATCCGATTCTGCGTAAGTTCGCCGAATCGCAAGCGGGCGTACAGATGCTCTACGAGCACGAATACGTGTCGTTCGAAGAAGACGTGGACGGCGTGACCGCGAACGTCGTACGGGCTTCGGACAAACATGCGTTCAAGATCCGCGCGAAATACCTGGTCGGCTGCGACGGCGGACGCAGCCTCGTACGCGAGCAGCTCGGCATCGGCATGCAGGGCAAAGGCGTGCTGACGTACACGACCAACGTGATCTTCCGTTGCGCCGACTTCAACAGCCTGCACGACAAGGCGCCCGGTTACCGCTATATGTTCGTCGATCACACGGGCGTGTGGGCCACGATCGTTGCCATCAATGGCAAGGATTGCTGGCGCATGTCGATTGTCGGCAACGCTGACGAGCGCAAGCGCTATACGAATGACGAACTGAAGGCGTTCGCGTGCCGCGCGCTCGGCCGTCCGTTCGAGCCCGAGATTCTGAGCGTGCTGAACTGGACGCGCGAGGAACTCGTCGCCGATCAATACGGCCGCGGCCGCGTGTTTATCTGCGGCGACGCGTGCCATCTGACATCGCCGACCGGCGGCCTCGGCATGAACACCGGCATCGGCGATGCGGTCGACCTTTCATGGAAGCTCGATGCCGCGTTGCAGGGCTGGGGCGGCCCGGCGCTTTTCGATGCATACGAAATCGAGCGCAGGCCGATCGCCGAACGCATCACGCGCTTTTCGACCGGCAACCTCGAAACGATGAAGCAGGCGAGCAACAGCCACCGTCTCGACGAAGACAGCGAGGTCGGGGCGGCGGAACGTATCAAGGTCGGTCAAGCGCTCGGCGAAGGTTTGAAGCGCGAGTGGTTCTCGCTGAACATGCACCTCGGCAATCGCTACGTCGACTCGCCGGTCTGCGTCTATTCCGGGAATGAGGATCGCGAGCAGATCGTCGCCGAATACAACGACGGCGTGAACTACCGGCCCACCACGCGCACAGGCTGCCGCGCACCGCATGCGTGGCTTGCGGACGGCCGCTCGACGCTCGACCTGTTCGGACGCGGCTACGTGCTGCTGAGCTTCACGAAAGACGACAGCGCTCAGCGCCTTGCAGACGCCGCGCACGATGCGCGCGTGCCGCTGACGCTGCACGCGATCGATGAACCGGCCGTGGCCGCGCTCTACGAGAAGCGCCACGTGCTCGTGCGTCCCGACGGCCACGTCGCCTGGCGCGGCGACGCGCTGCCCGCCGATCCGATGGCGCTTTTCGCAACGATTTCTGGAAAGAAGGAACAACAATGA
- a CDS encoding fumarylacetoacetate hydrolase family protein: MKLFRFDDGRIGVQSGNESYDITDALGIDTQMWPPVQMVQVIRRLCESAPAMLDHPKTRRIDLASVRLLVPIEWPNKLLALPVNYVAHGAEMNSANRADLNGFFLKANSSLSGPNDAVVLPDLPGREIHHECELGIVIGKGGRNISRADAYEHIFGYACLIDMVVRGKEERVMRKSYDTFCPFGPWIVTADEVPDPANLQTRLWVNDELRQDSNTKDLIVDIPGMIELISRVATLYPGDIIAAGTPAGVGPVQRGDRMRIAIDHVGEMTLDVR, from the coding sequence ATGAAACTGTTTCGCTTCGACGACGGCCGGATCGGCGTTCAATCCGGCAACGAGAGCTACGACATTACCGACGCGCTCGGCATCGACACGCAGATGTGGCCCCCCGTGCAGATGGTGCAGGTGATCCGCCGGTTGTGCGAATCGGCCCCGGCCATGCTCGATCATCCGAAGACGCGTCGCATCGATCTCGCATCCGTGCGTCTGCTGGTGCCGATCGAGTGGCCGAACAAGCTGCTCGCGTTGCCCGTCAACTATGTGGCGCACGGCGCCGAAATGAACTCGGCCAATCGCGCGGATCTGAACGGCTTCTTCCTGAAAGCGAACTCGTCGCTGTCGGGTCCGAACGATGCGGTCGTGTTGCCCGATCTGCCGGGCCGCGAGATTCACCACGAGTGCGAACTCGGCATCGTGATCGGCAAGGGCGGGCGCAACATCAGCCGCGCCGATGCGTACGAGCACATCTTCGGCTATGCCTGTCTGATTGACATGGTCGTGCGCGGCAAGGAAGAGCGCGTGATGCGCAAGTCGTACGACACGTTCTGCCCGTTTGGACCGTGGATCGTGACCGCCGACGAGGTGCCGGACCCGGCCAACCTGCAAACGCGTCTGTGGGTCAACGACGAGCTGCGGCAGGACTCGAACACGAAGGACCTGATTGTCGACATCCCCGGCATGATCGAGCTGATCTCGCGCGTGGCGACGCTGTATCCGGGCGACATCATCGCAGCGGGCACGCCGGCAGGCGTCGGACCGGTCCAGCGCGGCGATCGCATGCGCATTGCGATCGACCACGTCGGCGAAATGACGCTCGACGTCCGCTAG
- a CDS encoding CoxG family protein gives MDFKGSETIRAPRSLVWKCLNDPEVLKHCVPGCQSFTAAGEDEFLATVTVAVGPVKASFKGNLKLSDRVEPQGYRIVGQGEGGIAGFGKMNAEVALSDDGDDTVLSYAAYAEVGGKLAQIGTRLVSSVANKLAATFFQRFNENVSALAAQQ, from the coding sequence ATGGATTTCAAGGGATCGGAAACGATCAGGGCGCCGCGCAGCCTCGTGTGGAAATGCCTGAACGATCCGGAGGTTTTGAAGCACTGCGTGCCCGGATGTCAGTCTTTTACGGCGGCCGGCGAGGACGAGTTTCTCGCGACGGTGACAGTCGCGGTCGGTCCGGTCAAGGCTAGCTTCAAAGGCAATCTGAAGCTGTCCGATCGTGTCGAGCCGCAAGGCTATCGCATTGTCGGCCAGGGTGAAGGCGGTATCGCCGGATTCGGCAAGATGAACGCCGAAGTGGCGCTAAGCGACGACGGCGACGATACCGTGCTGTCGTATGCCGCGTATGCGGAAGTCGGCGGCAAGCTCGCGCAGATCGGCACGCGGCTGGTGTCGTCGGTGGCGAACAAGCTCGCGGCGACGTTCTTTCAGCGCTTCAACGAGAACGTGAGCGCGCTCGCCGCGCAGCAATGA
- a CDS encoding IclR family transcriptional regulator, with translation MTALARGLDVLRCFTRATPALGTADIARMTGLAQPTVWRLCYTLIQEGYLVQTDRGGRLRPGISVLGLGQAAIASMPIAELARDDMQALASRYQCAVSLGMRDGHYMVYMQRMQGSQIILRDLEVGSRVPLSSSATGWAYLAGLPDDEREQVFKELQEIEKKRWSTLLPKIKQSIAQYKRTGFIINKGSLHAQINAVAVPVMSSDGKALLSLSAGGISLVFDDETLVKVGNELKRLAARFASALDTMR, from the coding sequence GTGACCGCGCTGGCCCGAGGACTCGACGTATTGCGCTGCTTCACGCGCGCGACCCCGGCGCTCGGCACGGCCGACATCGCGCGTATGACCGGCCTCGCGCAGCCAACCGTCTGGCGGCTTTGCTACACGCTGATCCAGGAGGGCTATCTCGTGCAGACGGACCGCGGCGGCCGGCTGCGTCCCGGTATTTCCGTACTCGGCCTCGGGCAGGCGGCGATCGCCAGCATGCCGATCGCCGAACTCGCGCGCGACGACATGCAGGCGCTCGCGAGCCGCTACCAATGCGCCGTTTCGCTTGGCATGCGCGACGGGCACTACATGGTCTATATGCAGCGCATGCAGGGCTCGCAGATCATCCTGCGCGATCTCGAAGTCGGCTCGCGCGTGCCGCTGTCGTCGTCGGCCACCGGCTGGGCGTACCTCGCCGGACTGCCCGACGACGAGCGCGAGCAGGTCTTCAAGGAACTGCAGGAGATCGAGAAAAAGCGCTGGAGCACGCTGCTGCCGAAGATCAAGCAATCGATCGCGCAGTACAAGCGCACGGGATTCATCATCAACAAGGGCTCGCTGCATGCGCAGATCAATGCCGTCGCGGTGCCGGTCATGTCGTCGGACGGCAAGGCGCTGTTGTCGCTGAGCGCGGGTGGCATCAGCCTCGTGTTCGACGACGAAACGCTCGTCAAGGTCGGCAACGAGCTGAAGCGGCTTGCCGCGCGATTTGCGTCCGCGCTCGATACGATGAGATAG